Part of the Bacteroidota bacterium genome is shown below.
CCATCATTTTCACCAGCAAGGAAATCATGGATGAAGATGAACTGGAAATTGCATCGCCATCTGATTTTGTCGACTGGGGAGATGCAAGCGGCCTCTTTCGCTTTGAAAGTGGCGGAACGCTTGAAGACCTTGAAAAACAGTATATCCGCCACATCCTGGAAACGAGTGATTCCAGTTATGCAGAAGTGGCCCGGGTCCTGGGAATCTCCAAAAAAACGCTCTGGGAGAAACGGAAGCGGTATAGTCTGGATGAAGAAGAAAAAAATCTGGCTGAAATAACAGAATAAAGTGCAACTTTAAGCCGTTCTGCATAGTGAATAAGCCGGCTGATTTTACAATCCTGCTGCAGGCCGTTTTATGTTCTGGGTTGTGTGTTGTAACTTCCGTCGGTTCGCCGAAAAAACACTGCGCTAAATTTGAGCAGGTGTTAGCCGGCGTTTCCCATCAGGCGACCCGCTCTTGACGCGTAATCATCCAATCCGATGAAATTATCTCACTACCTATCTTTCTTAGTATTTGCCCTCGTTTTGTCAGCATGCTCTGGCGCTGGTGGAACGGTGGTTGAAGAGCCGGGCAATCGTGCACCTACGTTTGAAGATGTTTTGCGGGAGTTGCCTGCCAGCGAAACGTTTGATGAAGCTTCGTATCCAACCGAAGCGCCAATAGTTGATGTTGAAGTTGTGCACGACGTGCCTGAAGCGTTGTTGACCGGCAGTGTTGGACAGAACCTCTCTGGTTCGCAGCAGGGATGGCGCATTCAGGTTGTGTTTGCCCGTGAAAAAGCCGTAGCAGACCAGGCAGTGGACAATGTACACGGCTGGCTCTCAAGGATGCGCGGCGTTTACCCCGATACCACCGTTTTTCAGCAGCCGCTGCCTGTTTACAACGTTTACGTCCAGCCTTACTTCAGAGTGCGTGTGGGGGACTTTACCTCACGTGAATATGCAGAAGAACTACTGGCTAAGATGATTGCTGATTACCCCAAGGCATTTGTCGTTGTAGACCGCATCAACGTGCGTCGATAACGTCTCCGCTTACCTGAGGGCAGATTCCAGCGTGGTTGCTGCATCGGTTTTCTCATCCCGGTATTTAACAATTACGGGTGCGTAAAGGGAGAGACCGTGTGCTTCTCCAAAAGCGCTGGACGCTTTGCGCGTCCCGGGTACAACAACAGCTCCTTTAGGCACTTCAAGTGGTGCCTCTCCGGTTCGTTCAATGATGCGCTCCTGGGCGATGTCATAAATTCGCGTTGAGCCCGTCAAGATTACCCCAGGTGCCAGCACTGCCCGCTCCCGCACAATACAGCCTTCGTACACACCACAACCGCCTCCGATAAATACATCATCTTCAACAATCACAGGCAACGCACCAATAGGCTCGATCACACCGCCAATCTGCACCGCTGCTGAAAGATGTACACGTTTGCCAATCTGCGCGCAACTGCCTACCAGTGCATGTGAATCGACCATCGTGCCTTCGTCAACATAGGCGCCAACGTTGATGTACATGGGCGGCATGCATACAACGCCGGGCGCAACATAGGTGCCTGTCCGTATGGCTGAACCACCCGGCACAACGCGCACTTTGTCTGTCAGCTTGAGGGGTTTTACTGGGTAGGTGTCTTTGTCGTAAAACGGCAGGCCAGCGTCTGTGATTTCCACGAGCGCACCGAGCTTGAAGCCTAGCAGGATGCCCTGCTTTACCCAGGTATGGGCCGTCCATGTCCCATCTGCGCTACGCGATGCAGAACGAATACTCCCATTGTTCAGGCCATCGCGAACGGCTTCAAAGGCTTCCTGTACCGCAGCGCGATTTTCAGCGGTGATGGGTGTTGCGGCAAACGTTTCAACGCGTTCCTGGAGGGACATAAGCTGTTCAAATCAAATAAGACAAGAGCGGGCGGTAAGGTCTAAAAGTCGGCTCATACGCCGGTTGGGATCCAGATGTTTTTTACCTGCACAGATTTATACAAAAAGGGCTTGCCGGCACCTTCCGTATTTGATTTCCATTTGCGGGGGATGCCGTAGTTCACCCAAGTCCGCTTCATGTTGGCTGTTGATCGCATTTCGACCTGACGGCTGCCTTCTGCTGT
Proteins encoded:
- a CDS encoding SPOR domain-containing protein, with protein sequence MKLSHYLSFLVFALVLSACSGAGGTVVEEPGNRAPTFEDVLRELPASETFDEASYPTEAPIVDVEVVHDVPEALLTGSVGQNLSGSQQGWRIQVVFAREKAVADQAVDNVHGWLSRMRGVYPDTTVFQQPLPVYNVYVQPYFRVRVGDFTSREYAEELLAKMIADYPKAFVVVDRINVRR
- a CDS encoding 2,3,4,5-tetrahydropyridine-2,6-dicarboxylate N-succinyltransferase, which gives rise to MSLQERVETFAATPITAENRAAVQEAFEAVRDGLNNGSIRSASRSADGTWTAHTWVKQGILLGFKLGALVEITDAGLPFYDKDTYPVKPLKLTDKVRVVPGGSAIRTGTYVAPGVVCMPPMYINVGAYVDEGTMVDSHALVGSCAQIGKRVHLSAAVQIGGVIEPIGALPVIVEDDVFIGGGCGVYEGCIVRERAVLAPGVILTGSTRIYDIAQERIIERTGEAPLEVPKGAVVVPGTRKASSAFGEAHGLSLYAPVIVKYRDEKTDAATTLESALR